A region of the Methanobrevibacter ruminantium M1 genome:
TTCATAATCTCTCTAAGAATCATTTCAAGTACCTAAAGGCAAAAATCAACGAGTTTGATTTAGGCCATGAGATAAGGTATATCATGATGATTTACGACAATCCAAATATTTCTCAAGATGATTTGGTGATAATGTCTGGTCAAAGCAAGGGAAACATTGCCAAGTCATTGAAGAAACTGGAGGATGATGGATACATTAAAAGAGAGGTAAATCCGGAGAATAGGAGAAAGTACATGTTAAGAACCACTTCCAAAGGTGATGAGTTGGTTCCTAAGGTTAGGCAGATTTCTAAGGATTGGGAAAAGGAAGTTGGAATAACCGAAGATGATAAGGAAGTTATTGAAAGAATAAAAGAGATAGCTATTAATGGAATGAAATTAACGGAGGATTTATGATTTTAGTTCCTTAGAATTATTAGATTTGATTTTTCTATTGACAGTTTAAGTCATGAATGGCTATTTCGGAGATTTTATTTTTATGGGTTATTTTTATATATTGTCAAGAGTGATAAAATGAAATTCGATTCAGAGACATCTGTATTGCTTGTATCATTCCTTACAGCATTCTTTGCAGTGTTTTTAGCTGCAGGTATAGTCATAGGAGTTCCAGCAATTGCAAATGAGTTTG
Encoded here:
- a CDS encoding MarR family winged helix-turn-helix transcriptional regulator, coding for MNGESFQGIWDNSPLIAWIHNLSKNHFKYLKAKINEFDLGHEIRYIMMIYDNPNISQDDLVIMSGQSKGNIAKSLKKLEDDGYIKREVNPENRRKYMLRTTSKGDELVPKVRQISKDWEKEVGITEDDKEVIERIKEIAINGMKLTEDL